Proteins from one Asterias rubens chromosome 21, eAstRub1.3, whole genome shotgun sequence genomic window:
- the LOC117304511 gene encoding ADP-ribosylation factor-related protein 1-like gives MFSLLYGLWQYMFRRDEYFVLILGLDNAGKSTFLETTQMQFNKNYRGLPLDKVTTTVGLNIGKIDTGRIRLMFWDLGGQEELQALWDKYYAESHGLIYVVDSSDKERLTESRLAFDMMLSSEALDGVPLLVLANKQDLQDVLNMSEIKAEFNQSSRSIGKRDCHIQPVSALTGQGVNEGIDWLVECVQRNSYRRPPHTKEIS, from the exons ATGTTCAGCTTACTGTATGGATTGTGGCAGTACATGTTTAGAAGAGATGAATATTTTGTGCTGATCCTTGGACTTGACAATGCTGGAAAATCG ACTTTCCTTGAAACAACACAGATGCAATTCAATAAAAACTACAGAGGCTTGCCACTGGATAAAGTCACAACTACAGTTGGTCTCAATA TTGGGAAGATCGACACTGGTCGGATACGTTTGATGTTTTGGGATCTTGGAGGACAGGAAGAGCTACAAGCATTATGGGATAAG tATTACGCAGAATCTCATGGACTGATCTATGTTGTGGATTCATCGGATAAGGAGAGATTAACGGAGTCAAGACTAGCATTTG ACATGATGCTATCAAGTGAAGCTCTTGATGGTGTGCCTTTACTTGTTCTTGCCAATAAACAAGACTTACAG GATGTGTTGAACATGTCTGAAATCAAGGCAGAATTTAATCAAAGTTCAAGAAGTATTGGAAAGAGAGATTGTCATATACAGCCAGTGTCTGCGCTCACAGG CCAAGGAGTAAACGAAGGTATTGATTGGCTAGTCGAATGCGTCCAACGAAACTCTTATCGGAGACCACCACATACCAAAGAAATCAGCTGA
- the LOC117304501 gene encoding uncharacterized protein LOC117304501: MHVQSHSQMNPKQSFSTTRSKARYKNNMILVNLVPMLLLLGVKCESSGDAAEYQRERASDLREKIVSVFDRFLQASYKGDMDALSAVVHPDGQLLIDGLPPISAEQGENMVFHLIFEGVTRVENTYKEIQPMDKDAEYVFISLHFDFYNELDENVMDGSGLFVFRDTTDGYKFYLTMFNKHGQSTAE, encoded by the exons ATGCACGTGCAGTCACATTCACAGATGAATCCAAAACAATCGTTTTCTACAACACGATCAAAAGCACGCTACAAGAACAACATGATTCTCGTCAACCTCGTGCCCATGCTTCTGTTGCTTGGTGTGAAATGTGAATCAAGTGGAGATGCAGCTGAATATCAGAGGGAACGAGCAAGTGATCTTCGAG AAAAGATCGTGTCCGTTTTTGACCGATTTCTTCAGGCGAGTTACAAGGGTGACATGGATGCCTTATCGGCCGTAGTTCATCCGGATGGTCAGTTACTAATAGACGGTTTGCCACCTATTTCTGCAGAACAAG GGGAAAACATGGTTTTTCACCTCATATTTGAGGGAGTAACTCGTGTCGAGAATACTTATAAAGAGATTCAGCCCATGGACAAAGATGCAGAGTATGTGTTCATCAGTctccattttgatttttacaaCGAATTGGATGAAAATGTTATGGATGGAAG TGGATTGTTCGTCTTCAGGGACACTACAGATGGATACAAGTTTTACTTGACGATGTTTAACAAACATGGTCAGTCAACAGCTGAATAG
- the LOC117304500 gene encoding gastrula zinc finger protein XlCGF57.1-like has product MGKTNERLFECDICGKAFKRRDHLKVHTTVHRKNKPFKCTSCGKSFGQSAHLVDHKSVHTKDKPFACDLCGQTFGHNSSRRRHRKIHTNERPYTCDKCGVSFARKGGLKNHTRTHTKERPYSCETCGKTFAQRSTISQHRLIHTKERHFVCSHCGKAFPDNGALKRHVQIHTNEKPFSCSVCKNSYARKYQLKNHMRTHTNERPFMCDECGKSFSRLSSYRVHQLTHSKENLFKCDQCEKSFTHKSYLKKHTMRIHSGEKPYQCDVCNKFFSVLNDLASHRKIHTGIRPFGCSLCEKFFPRRSELRLHQVVHTKEKRFGCETCGKCFAQLGQSKRHQRIHTKERPFSCDICSKTFARKCTLTAHKRTHTTEKPFTCDLCHKSFVHGRNLRVHAKVHTNEKPFSCEICGKSFLQSSCLNRHHQRVHAAEKPFACKTCGKAFARSPDLTNHLRIHSEHKPFACEVCKKAFVDKSSLRKHRGIHTDEKPYSCDICDRPFLLEGNMRSHRATHFEEKQFLCEICGKSFRRNGYLGEHLRIHERKKREGLSKTPLSSKRK; this is encoded by the coding sequence ATGGGAAAAACAAATGAGAGGTTGTTTGAATGTGATATCTGTGGGAAAGCATTCAAGAGACGAGATCACTTGAAGGTGCATACCACAGTGCACAGAAAGAATAAACCCTTCAAATGCACCTCTTGTGGCAAATCCTTTGGACAGTCGGCCCATCTAGTAGATCACAAGTCGGTTCACACTAAGGATAAACCGTTTGCATGTGACTTATGTGGGCAGACTTTCGGTCACAACAGTAGCAGAAGAAGGCACCgaaaaatacatacaaatgAAAGACCTTACACTTGTGACAAGTGTGGGGTCTCCTTCGCGCGCAAAGGCGGTCTCAAAAATCACACAAGAACTCATACTAAAGAGAGGCCTTACTCATGTGAAACGTGCGGTAAAACTTTCGCCCAAAGAAGCACCATAAGCCAGCATCGTTTGATTCACACGAAGGAgcgccattttgtttgtagCCACTGCGGCAAAGCTTTCCCAGACAACGGGGCTTTAAAACGCCACGTCCAGATCCATACCAATGAAAAACCATTTTCCTGTAGCGTTTGTAAGAACTCATACGCAcgaaaatatcagctgaaaaatcaCATGAGAACGCACACCAATGAGAGACCATTCATGTGTGACGAATGTGGGAAGTCCTTTTCTCGCTTAAGCTCTTATAGAGTTCACCAGTTAACCCATAGTAAGGAGAACCTGTTCAAATGCGATCAATGTGAGAAGTCCTTTACACATAAAAGTTACCTCAAGAAGCACACCATGCGGATCCACTCAGGCGAGAAGCCATACCAGTGTGACGTCTGTAACAAGTTCTTCTCGGTCTTGAACGATCTAGCGAGTCATCGGAAGATTCATACTGGTATAAGACCATTTGGATGTAGTTTGTGCGAGAAATTTTTCCCGCGTAGAAGTGAGCTTCGACTTCATCAGGTTGTCCATACGAAGGAGAAACGTTTCGGTTGTGAGACCTGCGGAAAATGCTTTGCACAACTCGGACAATCCAAACGCCACCAGCGAATCCACACAAAGGAAAGGCCATTTTCATGCGACATCTGCAGCAAAACCTTTGCGCGGAAGTGCACTCTTACCGCACACAAGCGAACCCACACCACTGAGAAACCATTTACATGCGATCTTTGTCATAAATCGTTTGTCCACGGACGAAATCTTAGAGTACACGCTAAGGTTCACACGAATGAAAAACCGTTTTCATGTGAAATTTGCGGGAAATCGTTCCTGCAGTCCAGCTGCCTTAACAGACATCATCAGAGAGTACATGCAGCAGAGAAACCCTTTGCTTGTAAGACTTGCGGCAAGGCTTTCGCCCGGTCACCTGACTTGACCAATCACTTACGAATCCATTCCGAGCATAAACCATTTGCATGTGAAGTTTGCAAGAAGGCATTCGTAGATAAGAGCTCTCTGAGGAAACATCGAGGGATTCACACGGATGAGAAACCTTATTCTTGTGATATCTGCGATAGGCCATTCCTTCTTGAAGGTAATATGAGAAGCCATCGGGCAACTCACTTCGAAGAGAAACAATTCCTTTGTGAAATATGTGGGAAGTCATTTAGACGAAACGGATACCTTGGAGAACATCTTCGAATTCACGAAAGGAAGAAGCGTGAAGGCCTatcaaaaacacccttgtcttcCAAGAGAAAGTAG